The following nucleotide sequence is from Pseudobdellovibrionaceae bacterium.
TGCAATCCACACTTATGTCTGTGACCCATCACTACACAGACTGGGGCATTAAAACACCTTTACTTAGGCTAAACCTTTTAAATCCCGATATGGAACTTCTAAAAAGTATCAAAAAACATTGGAATCAATTTTTCTTTTCTGGAAAATTTTTACATCACGATGAAGAGTACCCAGGTGCGGTGAATTTTGTAAATCAGTTAAGTAAGCATGCACCCACTTTTTATCTCACAGGTCGTGATGTTCAAAGAATGGGAAACGAAACACTGGAACAACTGAGCCAGAGCGGCTTTCCCACCGATCCCTATCACAATAAACTTATTTTAAAACCCAACAAAGAAATGTTGGATCATGAATATAAACTTGAAGAACTTAAAAAATTAGCTCTAGATTTTGACGCCATCTATTTTTTTGAAAACGAACCTATCATTTTAAATGAGGTCGTGACACATTTTTCAGAAGACAAAGTCATTCCTATTTGCATTGCCAGTACTCACTCAGGTCGCGCTGAAATCAATCCAAAAATTAAAATCATTCAACCTGATTATCGACTGAAAGAAGACTTATGAGTTTGTATGTGATAGCTACACCCATTGCCCATCCCGATGATATGACTCTAA
It contains:
- a CDS encoding HAD family hydrolase, which codes for MEQIAFLTQLISISESKNSVLFVFDIDSTLYNVSPRNIEIIKDYAQSNAQNLTPALQSTLMSVTHHYTDWGIKTPLLRLNLLNPDMELLKSIKKHWNQFFFSGKFLHHDEEYPGAVNFVNQLSKHAPTFYLTGRDVQRMGNETLEQLSQSGFPTDPYHNKLILKPNKEMLDHEYKLEELKKLALDFDAIYFFENEPIILNEVVTHFSEDKVIPICIASTHSGRAEINPKIKIIQPDYRLKEDL